Proteins from a genomic interval of Persephonella sp.:
- a CDS encoding 4Fe-4S binding protein, whose translation MSYQLKPWHQIPIGSIVPEAGSSKVNHTGSWRMLRPVLNYDKCTHCLICWIFCPDDSIPVSPQERFETDFEYCKGCGICAVECPYDALEMVPEMEIKLKELEEEIG comes from the coding sequence ATGAGCTACCAACTTAAACCATGGCACCAAATACCTATCGGATCAATAGTTCCAGAGGCAGGCTCCAGCAAGGTGAACCACACAGGTTCATGGAGAATGCTCAGACCTGTTCTTAACTATGACAAATGTACCCACTGTCTTATCTGCTGGATATTCTGTCCTGATGATTCTATACCTGTATCTCCACAGGAAAGATTTGAGACAGATTTTGAGTATTGTAAAGGGTGCGGAATCTGTGCTGTTGAATGTCCTTATGATGCCCTTGAGATGGTTCCAGAGATGGAAATAAAACTTAAAGAGCTTGAAGAAGAAATAGGTTAA
- a CDS encoding 2-oxoacid:acceptor oxidoreductase family protein has product MATATDKGLREIRWHGRGGQGTVTAAKMLASAAIIRGKHGQAMPEFGLERSGTPVKVSTRISDHIINTRAPVDHPEIVIITDPSLMFTIKDIIKSGTDENTVFIVNTNFPPDKVRKILDIPNNELWLVDASKIALEEFGRNIPNTAVLGAVAKATGIVDLDALKQEITEAFEASSKLRALLPQNLKALERGYEEVYKAD; this is encoded by the coding sequence ATGGCAACCGCTACTGACAAAGGTTTGAGAGAAATTCGCTGGCACGGAAGAGGTGGGCAGGGAACAGTTACAGCAGCAAAAATGCTCGCTTCCGCTGCGATAATCAGGGGTAAACATGGTCAGGCAATGCCTGAGTTTGGACTTGAAAGATCAGGAACTCCTGTTAAGGTTTCCACCAGAATAAGCGATCATATTATAAATACAAGAGCTCCTGTTGATCACCCTGAGATCGTTATAATTACAGACCCATCGCTTATGTTCACGATAAAAGATATTATAAAATCTGGAACAGATGAAAACACAGTCTTTATAGTAAACACAAACTTCCCTCCAGACAAAGTAAGAAAAATACTTGACATTCCAAATAACGAGCTGTGGCTAGTTGATGCTTCAAAAATCGCCCTTGAGGAGTTTGGTAGAAATATTCCAAACACAGCTGTTTTAGGAGCAGTTGCAAAAGCAACAGGAATTGTTGATCTTGACGCCCTTAAGCAGGAGATAACAGAAGCTTTTGAGGCTTCATCAAAACTGAGAGCATTACTTCCCCAGAACCTTAAAGCTCTTGAAAGGGGATATGAGGAGGTTTATAAGGCTGATTAA
- the porA gene encoding pyruvate ferredoxin oxidoreductase — MAQTKVIALTGNQAAAEAMRQINFDVAAVYPISPQTELMGFFAEYVANGEVDTEMIAVDGEHSAMATCIGAAAAGARTITASAGPGIAYMVENLYVASGMRVPMVLLDVNRALSAPLSIHCDHADSMLTRDTSWISIFSENAQEAYHNIIMSVKISEKAMFPIIVNYDGYIVSHSIEDVEILDDETVRDFVGPSDIHRIPYPLLDTDKPVTYGATAQPDYYTECKYQQHVDFLKVYDVVREVFDEFAQITGKRYDFIEEYKTEDAEYIGISMGSSFGTLKDAVDRLREQGKKVGAIKIRLYRPFPVKEIAQALSKAKGVVVLDRADSFDGIGGPLFKDITAALLATENNPFVHNFIYGLGGREIHEEEFMRAFDRLERLEKGIETRENFVEYLQVRE, encoded by the coding sequence ATGGCTCAAACAAAAGTAATAGCTTTAACAGGTAATCAGGCTGCCGCAGAAGCTATGAGACAGATAAACTTTGATGTGGCAGCAGTTTATCCTATATCTCCACAGACAGAACTTATGGGCTTTTTTGCTGAATATGTCGCAAACGGTGAAGTTGATACAGAGATGATAGCTGTTGATGGTGAACACTCAGCGATGGCAACATGTATAGGAGCAGCTGCTGCAGGTGCAAGAACAATAACAGCTTCTGCAGGACCAGGAATTGCCTACATGGTTGAAAACCTTTATGTTGCATCTGGAATGAGAGTGCCCATGGTTCTGCTTGATGTTAACAGGGCATTATCTGCACCCCTTTCTATTCACTGTGATCATGCAGATTCTATGCTTACAAGGGATACGAGCTGGATTTCTATATTTTCAGAAAATGCACAGGAAGCCTACCACAACATTATAATGTCAGTCAAAATATCTGAAAAAGCTATGTTCCCGATAATAGTTAATTATGACGGTTACATAGTATCACACTCAATTGAAGATGTTGAGATCCTTGACGATGAAACTGTAAGGGACTTTGTCGGACCATCAGATATACACAGAATTCCTTATCCTCTCCTTGATACAGACAAACCTGTTACCTACGGAGCTACAGCACAGCCTGATTACTACACAGAATGTAAGTATCAGCAGCATGTAGATTTTCTTAAAGTTTATGATGTGGTCAGGGAAGTATTTGATGAATTTGCTCAGATCACAGGAAAGAGGTATGACTTCATTGAAGAATACAAAACTGAAGATGCAGAATACATAGGAATATCAATGGGTTCATCTTTTGGAACACTGAAAGATGCTGTTGATAGACTGAGAGAACAGGGTAAAAAAGTGGGAGCAATTAAGATAAGGCTTTACAGACCGTTCCCTGTTAAAGAGATAGCTCAGGCTCTCTCAAAAGCAAAAGGCGTCGTAGTCCTTGACAGGGCAGACTCTTTTGATGGTATAGGTGGACCATTATTCAAAGATATAACAGCAGCTCTTCTTGCAACAGAAAACAATCCATTTGTTCATAACTTTATATACGGGCTCGGTGGAAGGGAAATACATGAAGAAGAATTTATGAGAGCTTTTGATAGACTTGAACGCCTTGAAAAAGGCATTGAGACAAGAGAAAACTTTGTTGAATACTTACAAGTGAGGGAGTAA
- a CDS encoding secondary thiamine-phosphate synthase enzyme YjbQ: MIRFLEVVTQKRTHFEDITDEVREIVRQSGVTEGICYIYVPHTTAGVFINENADPDVSFDIEETFEKLVPWHGRYRHIEGNAAAHIKSVIVGTNTFIPIKDGKLMLGTWQGIFFAEFDGPRTRKVIVKIMEG; this comes from the coding sequence ATGATCAGATTTCTTGAAGTTGTGACACAAAAAAGAACACACTTTGAGGACATCACAGATGAAGTTAGAGAGATAGTAAGACAAAGCGGTGTAACAGAAGGGATTTGTTACATATATGTTCCCCACACAACAGCTGGCGTGTTTATAAATGAAAATGCCGATCCTGATGTAAGCTTTGATATTGAGGAAACATTTGAAAAACTTGTGCCGTGGCACGGAAGATACAGACATATAGAGGGAAATGCTGCAGCCCACATAAAATCTGTTATTGTAGGGACAAACACATTTATCCCCATAAAAGACGGCAAACTTATGCTTGGAACATGGCAGGGGATATTTTTTGCAGAATTTGACGGTCCCCGAACAAGAAAGGTGATAGTAAAAATAATGGAAGGATAA
- a CDS encoding glycosyltransferase family 9 protein, protein MKILVIRFSSLGDVLLATSVIKPLHENGITIDFLTFTPFDQLFEKDSRVKNVIKINKKDLKNISAIREFSKSLKGYDLILDLHSNLRSLLIGYFSGITVVRYKKNSIKRRLYTKPFLRRFIKDRFNVVDAYSETLSKIGIKSKKIRPEVVLEKEEIESMRRYLPDNFVVIGAGARYKNKSYPYFQEVSSLFLKKGINVVLIGSDSDKKFDTKPFPEGVIDLRGKLSLRESLSVISVAKVTVSNDSAVAHMARAVKTPLLMIYGATHPYFGFYPFEDEGDYILKGLPCQPCDLHGKKECRFKNAECLNIDPEVVYLKALNIMKNSL, encoded by the coding sequence TTGAAAATACTGGTGATCAGATTTTCCTCTCTTGGAGATGTTCTACTGGCAACATCTGTTATAAAACCCCTCCACGAAAACGGCATAACCATTGATTTTCTTACATTCACACCTTTTGATCAGCTGTTTGAAAAGGACAGCAGGGTCAAAAATGTAATAAAGATCAACAAAAAAGATCTTAAAAACATCTCAGCAATTAGAGAATTTTCAAAATCCCTGAAAGGTTATGATCTTATACTGGATTTACACTCTAATCTCAGATCACTGCTTATAGGATACTTTTCAGGAATTACTGTTGTAAGATATAAAAAAAACAGCATAAAAAGAAGGCTTTATACAAAACCTTTTCTTAGGAGATTTATAAAAGACAGATTTAATGTGGTTGATGCATATTCGGAGACTTTAAGTAAAATCGGTATAAAGTCAAAAAAGATAAGACCTGAAGTTGTTCTGGAAAAGGAAGAGATTGAAAGCATGAGGAGATATCTACCTGATAATTTTGTTGTTATAGGTGCAGGGGCAAGATACAAAAATAAAAGCTACCCATATTTTCAGGAGGTATCCAGTCTTTTTTTAAAAAAGGGCATAAATGTTGTTCTTATTGGAAGTGATTCAGACAAAAAATTTGATACGAAACCATTTCCAGAAGGTGTGATAGACCTTAGAGGAAAGCTCTCTTTAAGGGAAAGTCTTTCGGTTATTTCCGTTGCAAAAGTAACCGTCAGCAATGATTCTGCTGTTGCCCACATGGCAAGGGCTGTAAAAACTCCCCTGTTGATGATCTACGGTGCAACACACCCTTATTTTGGGTTTTACCCATTTGAAGATGAAGGAGATTACATACTGAAAGGTCTTCCATGTCAACCGTGTGATCTGCACGGTAAAAAAGAGTGCAGGTTCAAAAATGCTGAATGCCTCAACATTGATCCAGAAGTGGTCTATTTAAAGGCTCTAAATATAATGAAAAACAGTTTATAA
- a CDS encoding YbaB/EbfC family nucleoid-associated protein, which yields MFNLGNLGDMMKMMKTMQENMEKAKEELRNEDIIVEVGGGMVKIVVNGLGEAKDVFIDKTLLTEENQEILQDLLVAAINEANSRSKEVMSQKLSKAAGIIGNMPGLDKLL from the coding sequence ATGTTTAACCTTGGAAACTTAGGAGATATGATGAAAATGATGAAAACTATGCAGGAGAATATGGAAAAAGCTAAAGAGGAACTGAGGAATGAGGATATAATTGTTGAGGTTGGAGGTGGAATGGTAAAGATTGTGGTAAACGGTCTTGGAGAGGCAAAAGATGTTTTTATAGACAAAACACTCTTAACTGAAGAAAATCAGGAAATCCTTCAGGATCTTCTTGTAGCTGCCATTAATGAAGCAAACTCAAGATCAAAGGAAGTGATGTCCCAGAAACTTTCAAAGGCTGCCGGAATAATTGGCAACATGCCCGGACTGGACAAACTGCTGTGA
- a CDS encoding tetratricopeptide repeat protein, protein MEKKKVPIEKDVDVEFEYKVYMIYDFLKKNKGFVITGVVLVFLLLGSFFFYKHHKETVLNESSVLVYQIQKAYDQKQLEKAENLIKKIKEKYPDSPFVKVALAYSLLIKKEKGSITPSDLNLLQVRINSDQINSGLTEFRGYLYYKNKEYGKTLTVLRPIDQRFYNYVSALTLKGFTLRKMGENEKSANVFNQVLQLSKYDYFKLLAKENL, encoded by the coding sequence ATGGAAAAGAAAAAAGTTCCCATAGAAAAAGATGTTGATGTTGAGTTTGAGTACAAAGTTTATATGATATATGACTTTTTGAAAAAGAATAAAGGTTTTGTGATAACAGGTGTTGTTTTGGTTTTTCTCCTTTTAGGTTCTTTCTTTTTCTATAAACACCACAAAGAAACAGTTCTTAACGAATCTTCAGTTCTTGTTTACCAGATACAAAAAGCATACGATCAAAAACAGTTAGAAAAGGCAGAAAATCTGATAAAAAAGATCAAAGAAAAATATCCAGACTCACCATTTGTAAAAGTAGCCTTAGCATACAGCCTTCTAATCAAAAAAGAAAAAGGAAGTATAACACCCTCCGATCTTAACCTTCTTCAGGTGAGGATAAACTCAGATCAGATAAACTCAGGTCTAACAGAGTTTAGAGGCTATCTGTATTACAAAAACAAAGAGTACGGAAAAACGCTGACAGTCTTAAGACCTATAGATCAAAGGTTCTACAACTACGTTTCAGCCCTTACCCTCAAAGGATTTACACTGAGAAAAATGGGGGAAAATGAAAAATCTGCAAATGTTTTTAATCAGGTTCTTCAACTGTCAAAATATGATTACTTTAAGCTTTTAGCAAAAGAAAATCTGTAG
- a CDS encoding tetratricopeptide repeat protein, protein MNDRISALKKALEKDPDNPLGLYGLAVELFKEKRYDEAILYLLKYIDIHEDEGAAYRLLAQSFLNIGDVEKAVEYYQKGIEKAKKFNHQSMVEEFQKEIQNLKGLL, encoded by the coding sequence ATGAATGATAGAATATCAGCATTAAAGAAGGCTTTAGAAAAAGATCCTGATAATCCTTTAGGTCTTTACGGGCTTGCAGTTGAGCTATTTAAAGAAAAAAGGTATGACGAAGCTATACTTTATCTGCTGAAATACATAGATATCCACGAAGATGAAGGGGCTGCATATAGACTTCTTGCCCAGTCTTTCTTAAATATCGGAGATGTTGAGAAGGCTGTTGAGTATTACCAGAAAGGTATAGAAAAGGCGAAAAAGTTTAACCACCAGTCAATGGTTGAGGAGTTCCAGAAGGAGATACAAAACCTGAAAGGTCTGCTGTAG
- the dnaX gene encoding DNA polymerase III subunit gamma/tau, with translation MAYESFARKYRPKNFEEVVGQEAVVKTLSNAIKLDRLSHAYIFAGSRGLGKTTIARIITKCLNCEKGITDKPCGKCENCREIEKGSFPDMYEIDAASNRGIDDIRSLRDNVSYAPIKGRYKVYIIDEAHMLTREAFNALLKTLEEPPPNNIFILATTELHKIPDTIRSRCQTFIFKPPSKNQIKEYLKRILEREGIQYDEEALDLISNASEGGVRDAASILDQAVIYGSGEVKKETTQELLGVIPEEILKGFLKNLKEKNLKELVKTIERLDREGYDLTVFWNQITEKIHKDLVSLVVGEHTEIFEKEDIELLIYANDIFKKASLEARSFNDKKDIYQLAVLKLRFMKNLVPLKEILEKGVPASKPIKKDEEKKEETFDLQKAILRIGREAGGIISGALKNASIRENENSFIIMVDKTVSDLLKDKLDIIQKYFPKPVIIEEIEIKSDRKKQKKRDESVEKVLELFEGKLIKYEEE, from the coding sequence ATGGCATACGAATCTTTTGCCAGAAAGTACAGACCTAAAAATTTTGAAGAGGTTGTAGGACAGGAAGCTGTGGTAAAAACCCTGTCCAATGCTATAAAGCTTGACAGGCTATCCCATGCCTATATATTTGCAGGATCAAGAGGTTTAGGCAAAACAACCATTGCCCGAATAATAACAAAATGCCTCAACTGTGAAAAAGGTATAACAGACAAACCATGTGGGAAGTGTGAAAACTGCAGGGAGATAGAAAAAGGTTCATTCCCTGATATGTATGAGATTGATGCAGCATCAAACAGAGGAATAGATGACATCAGATCATTAAGGGACAATGTTTCTTATGCACCTATAAAGGGAAGGTATAAGGTTTACATAATAGATGAGGCTCACATGCTTACAAGAGAGGCGTTTAATGCTCTCTTAAAAACACTGGAAGAGCCTCCACCAAATAATATTTTTATTTTAGCAACAACAGAGCTTCACAAAATACCTGACACAATAAGATCAAGATGTCAGACATTTATATTTAAACCCCCATCAAAAAACCAGATAAAAGAGTATCTAAAAAGAATACTTGAAAGAGAAGGAATACAGTATGATGAAGAAGCACTTGATCTGATATCAAACGCAAGTGAAGGAGGTGTTAGAGACGCCGCAAGCATACTGGATCAGGCTGTTATATACGGTTCAGGTGAAGTAAAAAAGGAGACAACACAGGAGCTTTTGGGTGTTATACCTGAAGAAATACTGAAAGGGTTTTTAAAAAACCTGAAAGAAAAAAATCTAAAGGAACTTGTGAAAACGATTGAAAGGTTAGACAGAGAGGGTTATGATCTGACAGTATTCTGGAATCAGATCACAGAAAAAATACATAAAGATCTGGTTTCCCTTGTTGTTGGAGAACACACAGAGATATTTGAAAAAGAAGACATAGAGCTTCTTATTTATGCCAATGATATCTTTAAAAAAGCCTCCTTAGAGGCAAGGTCCTTTAATGACAAAAAAGATATATACCAGCTTGCTGTTTTAAAACTGAGATTTATGAAAAATCTGGTGCCTTTAAAAGAGATCCTTGAAAAAGGTGTGCCCGCTTCAAAACCTATAAAAAAAGATGAAGAAAAAAAGGAAGAAACTTTTGATCTACAGAAGGCTATACTCAGGATAGGTAGAGAAGCAGGGGGAATAATTTCCGGAGCCTTAAAGAATGCAAGTATAAGAGAGAATGAAAACAGCTTCATAATAATGGTGGACAAAACGGTTTCTGACTTACTAAAAGATAAATTAGATATAATACAGAAATATTTTCCCAAACCAGTTATCATTGAGGAAATTGAGATAAAATCAGACAGAAAGAAACAGAAAAAAAGAGATGAATCTGTTGAAAAGGTACTTGAGCTTTTTGAAGGAAAATTAATTAAATACGAGGAGGAATGA
- a CDS encoding DUF302 domain-containing protein, whose amino-acid sequence MRFFLPVLFFIFSLSYGYEDFVQYEKGYYYVVITKGSFKNVNSKLLEEIRIQGWDVIHTINVDKTTKMKSPYKTHLLCKAKYLKEGVKKFRPIGVIIPCKMAIFVEGNKIKIMVEDVSEYADIYAPEDQEFKKFMLKVRDELIGILNRTAGRFMKSRYTPYE is encoded by the coding sequence ATGAGGTTCTTTTTACCTGTTTTATTTTTCATATTTAGCCTTTCTTATGGCTATGAGGACTTCGTTCAGTATGAAAAAGGCTACTACTATGTAGTTATAACAAAAGGATCTTTCAAGAATGTAAACTCTAAACTTTTGGAAGAAATCAGAATACAGGGCTGGGATGTTATACATACGATAAATGTTGATAAAACTACAAAAATGAAATCCCCTTACAAAACACACCTGTTGTGTAAAGCTAAATATCTTAAAGAAGGTGTAAAAAAGTTCCGTCCTATAGGTGTGATTATTCCGTGTAAAATGGCTATTTTTGTAGAAGGAAACAAGATCAAAATAATGGTTGAAGATGTGTCTGAATATGCTGATATATATGCTCCGGAAGATCAGGAGTTTAAAAAGTTTATGTTAAAGGTAAGAGATGAGCTGATAGGCATACTCAACAGAACAGCCGGAAGGTTTATGAAAAGCAGATACACACCTTATGAGTAA
- the dtd gene encoding D-aminoacyl-tRNA deacylase encodes MIVVLQRVNRSWVEVDGKVVSEIGRGINILLGVVKGDTTEDIDKLVKKIPFLRIFEDERGKMNLSLIDVEGEALVISQFTLAGNVKKGRRPSFDQAEEPEKAKHLYELFVKKLSEYLPVKTGVFAADMKVFIENDGPVTFVINSREL; translated from the coding sequence TTGATTGTTGTCCTGCAGAGGGTAAACAGATCATGGGTTGAGGTTGACGGGAAGGTTGTAAGCGAGATAGGAAGGGGAATAAACATACTACTTGGAGTTGTGAAAGGAGATACAACTGAAGACATAGATAAACTTGTAAAAAAAATACCTTTTCTCAGAATATTTGAAGATGAAAGAGGAAAGATGAACCTCTCTTTAATTGATGTTGAAGGTGAGGCTCTTGTAATATCCCAGTTTACCCTTGCAGGAAATGTAAAAAAAGGAAGAAGACCATCTTTTGATCAGGCTGAAGAGCCGGAAAAAGCAAAACATCTTTATGAGCTTTTTGTAAAAAAACTTTCTGAGTATCTGCCTGTCAAAACAGGTGTTTTTGCGGCAGACATGAAGGTTTTTATAGAGAATGATGGTCCTGTAACATTTGTTATAAACTCAAGAGAACTCTAA
- the recR gene encoding recombination mediator RecR yields MIENIIPDTLKKVVEEISNLPGYGEKSAQRLAVSILNMPRGESLELIKTFMELLEKVHPCRECGIYTEEEICPICKSEDRDRSIICVVEESFDAFAVERTGKFRGLYHVIGGRLSPLEEITPEDLNINTLIERVNKLPVKEVILATNPTVEGEATASYIYNLLKNKDITISRIGYGLPFGAVLENADDFTLSKALEHKTKL; encoded by the coding sequence GTGATAGAGAACATTATTCCTGACACATTAAAAAAAGTTGTGGAAGAGATCTCAAATCTTCCTGGATACGGGGAAAAGTCTGCCCAGAGACTTGCAGTAAGCATACTTAACATGCCCCGGGGAGAATCACTGGAGCTTATAAAAACCTTTATGGAGCTTCTTGAAAAGGTCCACCCATGTAGAGAATGCGGTATATATACAGAAGAAGAAATATGTCCCATATGCAAAAGCGAGGACAGGGATAGAAGTATTATATGTGTGGTGGAAGAAAGCTTTGACGCCTTTGCTGTTGAGAGAACAGGTAAATTTAGAGGTCTTTACCATGTCATAGGTGGAAGACTATCACCTCTTGAGGAGATAACTCCTGAAGACCTTAATATAAACACTCTCATTGAAAGGGTAAATAAACTACCTGTTAAAGAGGTTATACTGGCAACTAATCCTACAGTTGAAGGAGAGGCAACAGCCTCATACATATACAACCTGCTGAAAAACAAGGATATTACTATCTCAAGAATAGGCTACGGTCTACCCTTCGGAGCTGTTCTTGAAAATGCCGACGACTTCACACTATCAAAGGCTCTTGAGCACAAAACAAAATTGTAG
- a CDS encoding thiamine pyrophosphate-dependent enzyme encodes MAKKRPIALLSELASHKETFGGDMPLAPGHRMCIGCGIPPIVNEIILAINEPVIVSNATGCLEVTTGVYPVTAWNVPWIHVNFQSAATVIAGVETAYKVLKKKGVIPEDKKIHFIAFGGDGGTYDIGFQALSATAERGHNVLYVCYNNEGYQNTGYQKSSATPIGAYTKTTPVGKAKVGKQEPRKDLTMIMAAHGIPYVAQASPHIFRDLTRKTKKAVSIEGFKFINVLEPCTLSWRFSPEDTMRLAKLAVETRYWPVYEVIDGKYWKVNIKPKKPKPIEEYIAAQPRWKHVLKYPEVLERIQKEIDEKWNLLLHLEEMSKKLAEEEGVDYEELFKVPED; translated from the coding sequence ATGGCGAAAAAAAGACCAATAGCACTTCTTTCAGAATTAGCTTCACATAAAGAAACCTTTGGTGGCGACATGCCCCTTGCTCCGGGACACAGAATGTGTATCGGTTGTGGTATCCCACCTATCGTTAATGAGATAATACTTGCCATAAACGAACCTGTTATTGTTTCTAACGCAACAGGCTGTCTTGAAGTTACCACAGGTGTTTATCCTGTTACAGCATGGAATGTTCCTTGGATACATGTTAACTTCCAGTCTGCTGCAACAGTTATTGCAGGTGTTGAAACAGCTTACAAAGTTCTAAAGAAAAAAGGTGTTATTCCGGAAGATAAAAAGATACATTTCATTGCGTTTGGCGGTGACGGTGGGACATATGACATCGGTTTTCAGGCATTATCTGCAACAGCTGAAAGGGGACACAACGTTCTTTATGTGTGCTACAACAATGAAGGATACCAGAACACAGGATACCAAAAGTCATCAGCAACTCCTATAGGTGCATACACCAAAACAACCCCTGTAGGAAAAGCAAAGGTAGGAAAACAGGAGCCCAGAAAAGACCTTACAATGATTATGGCAGCACACGGCATACCGTATGTGGCTCAGGCATCACCGCATATATTCAGGGATCTAACAAGGAAGACAAAAAAAGCTGTATCCATAGAAGGATTTAAGTTTATAAACGTCCTTGAACCGTGCACCCTTTCCTGGAGATTTTCCCCAGAAGATACAATGAGGCTCGCTAAACTTGCTGTTGAAACAAGATACTGGCCTGTATACGAGGTAATAGACGGCAAATACTGGAAGGTTAACATCAAACCTAAGAAACCTAAACCAATAGAAGAATATATAGCAGCACAACCAAGATGGAAGCATGTTCTAAAATACCCTGAAGTATTAGAAAGAATACAGAAAGAAATAGACGAAAAATGGAACCTTCTTCTCCATCTTGAGGAGATGTCTAAAAAATTAGCAGAAGAAGAAGGGGTAGATTACGAAGAACTTTTCAAAGTTCCTGAAGATTAA
- a CDS encoding trehalose-6-phosphate synthase produces MERLIVVSAILPIHLQKDKEGYKAKISPGGLVTALKQALYKRKAIWIGWAGTEKLTKQIKEIIISEGSKEGFILYPVPLSVEERKNFFDGFSNGIIWPLFHTFQAYARFEPEYWNAYKSVNKKFAQIIKGLVHKDDLIWVHDYHFFLLPEYLKKLKVKNKTAFFLHIPFPNPELFFKIPWRIDLLKGLLQYDLIGFHTYIDRKNFLDCINELIEDINIQVKEPITEITYKGRKVKIGVFPISIDFEKYEKSAEKAKPIDRRRKIILGIDRLDYTKGLIQKLKAYRYFLEKYPQFHCKVKLVQSVAPNIKKLPEYDRLKVEFEHLVSDINGRFGTDRWTPVHYIAKRLDFEKQIRYYRYSDVCWVNSIKDGMNLIGKEYAASNVDEEGVLMLSEFAGAATEIHDYSILINPYDLEGTAMSLYRALTMDKKKKKKMMKGLRNHIKKYNINWWSNTFLETAFGRKMEDFPVLEDDIPLHEII; encoded by the coding sequence ATGGAAAGATTAATAGTTGTGTCTGCAATCCTTCCTATCCATCTGCAGAAGGATAAAGAAGGATACAAGGCAAAGATAAGTCCCGGAGGTCTTGTAACAGCCCTTAAACAGGCACTTTACAAAAGAAAAGCTATCTGGATAGGCTGGGCAGGAACAGAAAAACTGACAAAACAGATAAAAGAGATAATAATCTCTGAAGGAAGCAAAGAGGGATTTATTCTTTACCCTGTGCCTCTTTCTGTAGAGGAAAGAAAAAACTTTTTTGATGGTTTTTCAAACGGAATTATCTGGCCATTATTTCACACATTTCAGGCTTATGCCAGATTTGAACCTGAATACTGGAATGCTTACAAATCAGTTAACAAAAAGTTCGCTCAGATAATAAAAGGTCTGGTTCACAAAGATGATCTGATATGGGTTCATGATTACCATTTTTTTCTTCTACCAGAGTATCTGAAAAAGCTTAAAGTAAAAAACAAAACAGCATTTTTCTTACACATACCTTTTCCAAATCCTGAACTTTTTTTCAAGATACCATGGAGGATTGATCTTCTTAAAGGACTGCTCCAGTATGATCTTATAGGTTTTCACACATATATAGACAGGAAAAACTTCCTTGACTGTATAAATGAGCTTATTGAAGACATTAACATACAGGTTAAAGAACCTATAACCGAGATAACATACAAAGGCAGAAAGGTAAAGATAGGCGTTTTTCCGATCAGTATAGATTTTGAAAAATACGAAAAATCAGCAGAAAAAGCCAAGCCTATTGACAGAAGAAGAAAAATAATACTCGGTATAGACAGGCTTGATTACACAAAAGGTCTGATACAAAAACTGAAGGCATACAGATACTTTCTTGAAAAATATCCCCAGTTCCACTGTAAAGTAAAACTTGTTCAGTCTGTTGCCCCAAACATAAAAAAACTTCCTGAATACGACCGGTTAAAAGTTGAATTTGAACATCTTGTGAGCGATATAAACGGCAGGTTTGGGACTGACAGGTGGACACCTGTCCATTACATAGCAAAAAGGCTTGATTTTGAAAAGCAGATCAGATACTACAGGTATTCTGATGTATGCTGGGTTAACTCTATAAAAGACGGAATGAACCTGATAGGAAAGGAGTACGCTGCTTCAAATGTTGATGAAGAAGGAGTTCTAATGCTTAGTGAGTTTGCAGGTGCCGCAACAGAGATACATGATTACTCAATCCTGATAAACCCATACGATCTTGAAGGAACAGCTATGTCACTATACAGGGCACTAACAATGGATAAGAAGAAAAAGAAAAAGATGATGAAAGGGCTAAGAAATCACATAAAAAAATATAATATAAACTGGTGGAGCAACACATTTCTTGAAACAGCCTTCGGCAGAAAAATGGAAGACTTTCCTGTGCTTGAGGACGATATACCTCTACATGAGATTATTTAG